One genomic window of Prochlorococcus marinus CUG1416 includes the following:
- the gatB gene encoding Asp-tRNA(Asn)/Glu-tRNA(Gln) amidotransferase subunit GatB, giving the protein MNNFESWEAVIGLETHVQLNTKSKIFTSASTAFGDAPNTHIDPVVCGLPGTLPVLNETVLEYAVKTSLALNLNVAEHCKFDRKQYFYPDLPKNYQISQFDEPLAENGWLEVEIIEKDKEPYFKKIGIERLHMEEDAGKLVHSGSDRLAGSKYSLVDYNRAGIALCEIVSKPDIRTGKEASEYASEIRRTVRYLGVSDGNMQEGSLRCDVNISVRKGPNAPFGTKVEIKNMNSFSAIQKACDYEIARQIEVYENGGEIFQETRLWDEAKQLTKSMRLKEGSSDYRYFPDPDLGPIEITKSQKEIWFKELPELPSKKRNKYVSEFGLSAYDARVISDEINMANFFEATVANGAEAKLASNWVTSDIVGYLKANKLSFSELKLSPENLAEMINMISKNAISGKIAKEILPELIQKNISPEKLVEKKGLAMISDSSSILPIINELITEHPNEVQAFRNGKTKLLGFFVGQLMKRTKGKADPKLANKLLAEKLNS; this is encoded by the coding sequence ATATAGATCCTGTAGTTTGTGGGTTACCAGGAACTCTTCCAGTTTTGAATGAGACTGTTCTGGAGTACGCTGTAAAAACTTCTCTAGCATTAAATTTAAATGTTGCAGAACATTGTAAATTTGATAGAAAACAATATTTTTATCCTGATCTGCCAAAAAATTATCAAATTTCACAATTTGATGAGCCACTAGCTGAAAATGGCTGGCTAGAAGTTGAAATAATAGAAAAAGACAAAGAACCTTATTTTAAAAAAATTGGTATAGAAAGGCTACATATGGAAGAAGACGCCGGTAAATTAGTTCATTCAGGCAGTGATAGATTAGCTGGTTCTAAGTATTCCTTAGTTGATTACAATCGTGCTGGAATAGCACTTTGTGAAATTGTAAGTAAACCAGATATTAGGACAGGTAAAGAGGCATCTGAATATGCTTCTGAGATTAGAAGAACAGTTAGATATCTCGGGGTATCAGATGGAAATATGCAGGAGGGTTCATTAAGATGTGATGTCAATATTTCAGTTAGAAAAGGCCCTAATGCTCCTTTTGGTACCAAAGTGGAAATTAAGAATATGAATTCATTTTCTGCAATCCAAAAGGCTTGTGATTATGAAATAGCCAGACAAATAGAAGTTTATGAAAATGGAGGAGAAATTTTCCAAGAAACAAGGCTATGGGATGAAGCTAAGCAATTGACAAAAAGTATGAGACTAAAAGAAGGTAGTAGCGACTATAGATATTTTCCTGATCCTGACTTAGGACCAATTGAAATAACAAAATCCCAAAAAGAAATATGGTTTAAAGAATTACCAGAATTGCCTTCAAAGAAAAGAAATAAATATGTAAGTGAATTTGGGTTGTCTGCATATGATGCAAGGGTAATTTCTGATGAAATTAATATGGCAAACTTTTTTGAAGCAACAGTAGCCAATGGTGCTGAGGCCAAACTAGCTTCAAATTGGGTAACAAGTGATATTGTGGGCTATTTAAAAGCAAACAAACTTAGTTTTAGTGAATTAAAGCTTAGTCCCGAAAATCTTGCTGAAATGATTAATATGATTTCAAAAAATGCTATTAGTGGAAAAATTGCAAAAGAAATTTTACCTGAACTAATTCAAAAAAATATTTCGCCGGAAAAATTAGTTGAAAAAAAAGGGTTGGCTATGATATCTGATTCTTCAAGTATTTTACCAATAATCAATGAACTTATTACTGAACATCCAAATGAAGTGCAAGCATTTAGAAATGGTAAAACTAAATTACTTGGTTTTTTTGTTGGTCAACTTATGAAAAGAACTAAAGGTAAGGCTGACCCTAAACTTGCAAATAAACTTCTTGCAGAAAAGTTGAATAGCTAA
- the argJ gene encoding bifunctional glutamate N-acetyltransferase/amino-acid acetyltransferase ArgJ, translating into MSQSDSTWSFVDEGNETPKGFLFAGISAGLKASNKKDLALILAPEGSIVSGMFTQSIVRASCVDICEERIKKSSGFVRAILINSGQANACTGNLGIQHFQIATAKIAELLGIKEEEVLMCSTGVIGVPIQIKDLVKNLPNLVSDLKVNNFQNAAEAILTTDLTLKKVLIETIIQGRKIKIAGLAKGSGMIYPNMATMLAFLTCDAGIEKKEWDKMISIAVKKSFNAISVDGETSTNDSFVGINAGNKIDKRFLPIIQQGIDIVCQNLAKNIARDGEGANCLLEVLVQGTKNTDDAIIVAKSICNSALVKTAIHGCDPNWGRIISAAGNSGVKFNLNDVDLHIGNHKILEKGKLNKYDSQKVTDYIRSKMKGRYLVDDIVQIMINLNSGEFKGTAWGCDLSKKYVEINSEYTT; encoded by the coding sequence TTGAGCCAGTCTGATTCCACTTGGTCGTTTGTTGATGAAGGTAATGAAACACCTAAGGGTTTTCTTTTCGCTGGGATTTCGGCTGGATTAAAAGCTTCTAATAAAAAAGATTTAGCACTTATACTCGCTCCAGAAGGAAGTATTGTTAGTGGAATGTTTACCCAATCAATAGTTCGCGCTTCTTGTGTCGATATTTGTGAGGAAAGGATTAAAAAATCTTCAGGTTTTGTTCGAGCAATACTAATTAATTCTGGTCAAGCAAATGCATGTACAGGAAATCTTGGAATTCAGCATTTTCAAATTGCTACGGCAAAGATTGCAGAACTTTTAGGAATAAAAGAAGAAGAAGTTTTAATGTGCTCAACTGGTGTAATTGGTGTTCCTATACAAATAAAAGATTTAGTAAAAAATTTACCGAATTTAGTTAGTGATTTAAAAGTTAATAACTTTCAAAATGCAGCAGAAGCAATTTTAACGACGGATTTGACTTTGAAAAAAGTTTTAATAGAGACGATTATTCAAGGTAGAAAGATAAAAATAGCAGGATTAGCAAAAGGATCAGGAATGATTTATCCCAATATGGCTACAATGCTCGCTTTCCTGACCTGTGATGCAGGTATTGAGAAAAAAGAATGGGACAAAATGATTTCTATTGCTGTAAAAAAATCTTTTAACGCAATATCAGTTGATGGAGAGACAAGCACAAACGATTCTTTTGTTGGAATAAATGCAGGAAATAAAATTGATAAAAGATTTTTGCCAATTATTCAACAAGGAATCGACATTGTATGTCAAAACTTGGCAAAAAATATTGCTAGGGATGGAGAAGGGGCAAATTGTTTATTAGAAGTTTTAGTTCAAGGAACAAAAAATACTGATGATGCAATTATCGTTGCTAAATCTATATGTAATTCTGCATTGGTAAAAACTGCAATACATGGCTGTGATCCTAATTGGGGAAGAATTATTTCTGCTGCAGGTAATTCTGGCGTTAAATTCAATCTAAATGATGTTGACTTACATATAGGTAACCATAAGATTTTGGAAAAGGGAAAGTTAAATAAATATGATTCGCAAAAAGTCACAGACTATATTAGGTCCAAAATGAAAGGTAGATATTTAGTAGATGATATTGTACAAATTATGATTAATCTAAACTCTGGCGAATTCAAAGGCACAGCTTGGGGATGTGATCTTTCTAAAAAGTATGTTGAAATAAATAGCGAATATACTACATAG
- the coaE gene encoding dephospho-CoA kinase (Dephospho-CoA kinase (CoaE) performs the final step in coenzyme A biosynthesis.): MDILQQLKTNQRRIGLTGGIASGKTTITNYIRKHNKIPILDADNLSRELIKPNTYGYKKILDYFGNQIIDNTNNSKKAINRKLLRNIIFKHSESKKWIEKLLHPLIKEKMIQECSQYKNNQTIVMVIPLLFEAKFEDICTEIWLVKCPRELQQKRLITRDKISEKEAYETINLQLSFEEKSKLSDIILDNSDDQNKWINTIRELL; this comes from the coding sequence ATGGATATTCTTCAACAATTAAAAACTAACCAAAGAAGAATTGGTTTAACAGGAGGTATCGCGAGTGGGAAGACAACCATCACAAATTACATTAGAAAACATAACAAAATACCGATATTAGATGCAGATAATTTATCAAGAGAATTAATCAAACCAAACACATATGGATATAAAAAAATTCTAGACTATTTTGGAAATCAAATAATTGATAATACGAACAATTCAAAGAAAGCAATAAACAGAAAACTTTTAAGAAACATAATTTTTAAACATTCAGAAAGTAAAAAATGGATTGAGAAACTACTTCACCCCTTAATTAAAGAAAAAATGATTCAAGAATGCAGTCAATACAAAAATAATCAAACTATAGTAATGGTTATTCCATTATTATTTGAAGCAAAATTTGAAGATATTTGCACTGAAATATGGTTAGTTAAATGCCCTAGAGAACTACAACAAAAAAGACTTATCACACGAGATAAAATTAGCGAAAAAGAAGCATATGAAACCATAAATCTTCAATTAAGTTTTGAAGAAAAAAGTAAACTCTCAGATATTATTTTAGATAATTCAGATGATCAAAATAAATGGATCAATACTATAAGAGAGCTTCTTTGA